ACGGTTTCGATAGTCGGCAATGCGGCCAAGGGCGGCAGTTTCCAGATCGGCCCGGGGATGGTGCGTCTGGCCGATCTTGTCGGCGCGGCGGGCGTGGAGGCGGATCGTCCTGATCAGATCCAGCTAGAACTGCATCGCAGTGGGGAGCGTGGAACAACCACGCTGCGCCAGATTTTGCAGGATTCATCCGAAAACGTGCCGCTGAGGCCGGGCGATCTGGTTACGGTGACCCGGCAGGCCGGCTTTGTCACAGTGATGGGGGCGGCGTCCGTTCCAGGCCGCGTGGAAATAACCCGCCCCAACTTTTCCATTCTCGATGTGCTGGCGACATCGCGGGGCCTCGATGACAATGCCGCCGATCCTTCGGGCGTGTTCCTGTTCACCAGGGCGGATCAGGGCGGTACCCCGACCGTGATCTATGAAATCGATATCCGCGATCCGATGCAGATCCAACTCGCCAAGGATTTCCGGATTTCCGACAACGATCTGATCTATGTGTCGACCGCATCCTTCGCCCAGACGCGCAAGGTGCTCGGTGCGATAACGGGATCGCTCACCACCGCATCGAATCTGGTCCGATGACCCTGGCACTGACCAGCAGGCGTGTGCCCCGCGCCAGTCATGTCGGCGCGGTAATCGCGCGCGAGATCGGGTCGCGTTTTACCGGTGACCCGCTCGGATATGGCTGGGCCTATCTCACGCCGCTGGCGTGGATTGCGGTGATCTATGTGGTCTTCGTCGTTCTTGGCCGGACAACCCCGCTCGATGCCGATGTGGGCAGTTTCATCCTGTCGGGGATCATGCCCTATCTCGCCTTCCGCTATCAGGTGAGTTCGGTGCTGCGGGCGAAAAGCACATATCGCGCAGTGATGACCCTGCCGTCGGTCACGCCCGAAACGGTCTACTTTTCGATCGTTGTTCTCGAGTATTACAACAGCCTGATCATCTATCTGGTGCTGTTGCTTCTAAACTATCTGCTGTTCGGCCATGTCTATCTGGACGATCCCTTGCGCGTGCTGTGGGGATTTACCCTGGCATCGGCGACAGGGGCAGCGCTGGGTTATGCCCTGGCGGGGGTCAATGCCAGCGCATCCACCCTGTTGCGCATTTCCGCCACAGCCTTGCGCCCGCTGTTCTATCTTTCGGCGGTCTTCTACACGGCGGACGAACTGCCGCAGAGCTGGCTCGACTGGCTAAGCTGGAATCCTCTGCTTCATGCGGTCGAAATCGTGCGTTCGGGTTCTTTCGGGGATTACGCATCGCGGGTGGCAAGCAGTCTGGTGCCCCTGACATTCATCGTCCTGTGCCTGCTGGGCGGCTGGTTGCTCTCGACCCGCGCCTCGGCTGTCGCGCCCTCCGACCAGCCTTACACGGAATAGGAGAGGCCATGTACGGGTTCTTCGGATGCACGCGGCTGTATGGATCGACGGAATTCGTCCGGCGCGTGCTTGTCGATGCGACATATGGTTTCGCGGCGGATGATCGCGTTGCCGTACTGGCCCCGGCGGGAAGCGGCAAAAGCACTTTGGTCCGTCTGCTGGGCGGCCTTGATCGACCCGATCGCGGAACGGTTCTGCGGCCGCCGGGTGTGTCGTGGCCGCTTGGCTTCTCCGGAGCCTTTCACCCTGCGCTCAGCGGAGAGGAAAACGTGCGCCTGCTGGCACGGATGATGGATGCCGATCCTGACCGGGTGAGCGCGTTCGTCACCCTGTTTTCCGAACTGGGGGACGATTTCTATCGGCCCTTGCAGAACTATTCCAGCGGGATGCGCGGGCGTCTGGGCTTCGCATTTTCCATGGCCATTCCCCAGCGCTTCTATCTGGCGGACGAGGCTGTGGGACTGGGCGACGAACAGTTTCGCATGAAATGCGAACGCATGTTGCTGCGTCGGCTGGAGAATGCCGGCCTGTTTCTGGCGACAAGGAATTTCCGCATCGCGGAGCGGTTCGCAGAACGGTTTGCGGTTCTGGAAAACCACCGGATCGTGCGCTGCGGTTCTTTTGATGAAGCGCGCGAACGCTTCGCCCGGATCGAACAACAGGAAGACGATCTGGACGTGCTCGTCGCGGGGCTCAGCCGGGCCTGAACGGCCCTATGGGAATTGAACAGATGGCCAATGAAGATCGCATCCGCAAATGGCGCCAGACCAAGGCTGCCGACCTGGCGACCAAAGTGCGCGAAAGCGGTGCGGATACACAGGCGCAGGCCGATCTGCGCATCCCCACGCGCAGGGAAGAACAACTCGCCGACGAGGAGCAGCGGCGCGCTGACATTGCGGACAGCCGGTTGCCCACTGACGAACAGATTGAACGCGAAGTGTCTGCGGAATCGTTTCGCCGGTGGCTGCAGGCGAAAAAATGGCGCCGCCATCTCGTGCTGTTTGTCGGGCTGCCGCTGCTGCTCGTGGCGCTATACGGCCTGCTCTTTACGCCTTCGACTTATTCCGCGCGGGCCAGCTTTGTCATCATGACTGCCGGTGCGAAAGGCGATGGCATGCCCTCGGTCGGCATGTTCGGCGGGGCAGGTGCATCGGAAGGACTGACCGACGCCTACCGCATTCGCGAGTATCTCCTGTCGCGCGAAGCGATGCAGGCGATGGAGAAGCGCTATGGGTTCCTGACGCATTTCAGCAAGGGCACATATGATCCGCTCCAGCGTCCGCTGAACCTGCCTGCACTCGGGCTTGACCCGCACAGTTTTTATCAACGCAAGGTGGCGATCTCGGTCGATATCCGGGAAGGGATTGCCCGCGTTTCGGTTGATGCGCTGGCACCGGCCGATGCGCAGCGGTTCGCCGCAGGGTTGCTCGCCCTGGCGCGCGAGCGCACGCAGAAGATTTCCGACCAGTTGAACGAAGACCAGTTTCGCGCCTTGCAGAACGATGTGCTGAAAGCCGAAGGCGAACTGAACGCGGCATCCGCCCGGGTTGCCGCCGTGCAGCGGCAGACAGCCGAACTCGATCCACAACTCAGCGCTGCCACGATCAATCAGTTGATCAGCGATCTCGAGGTGCGGCTGGCCGAAGCGCAGGCCGAACGCAACAGCATCACTGCCAGTGGTCTGACCGAAAGCCCGTTGCTGCCACGTCTCAATGCCCGCATTGCGGCACTGGACAAACAGATCGCGGCGCAGCGGGAGAAGCTGGTGGGCGGCAATGCGCGCACCGTGCAGAAATCCGCCGCCGCGCTCGAAACCGCGACCACCAAGCGGCAACTGGCCCAGACCAGCCTTGAATCGATCATGCGCACGTTCGAGCAGGCGAAGCTGAGCAGCATCGAAAGCCGCCGCTATCTGGTGGTGGTTTCCGCGCCGGTTCTTCCCGAAGAAGTCAGGGCTTCGCGCCTGCTCAATTTGCTGCTGATCACGGGGCTGGCGGCGCTGTTGCTCTGGGGGCTGATCTCCACCTTGCGCAGCAGCCGTTATCTGCGAAGCGCGGGATAGATCGATGGCTGCGAAATACAGGGAACCGACGTTCGGGGAAGGGCTGCCTGCGCTCGAAGCTTTGATCCGGCAATGCGATGCTGGGCAATGTGAAGCGGCCATGGCCCTGACTGACGCGGCACTGGCAGACCCGCAAAGTGCCAGATTTGTCAGGCGGGCGCTTGTGCCCGTCTTGCGCACGGGCAGGCATTATGCCGAACTGGCCCATGTCCTGCGCCTGTATCTGCGCGCGGTGCCGGGTACGGCATCGGACAGGCTGCTGCTGGCCGCAACGCTCGGGCAACTGGGCGAGACGGCTGAGGCAGCGGCCATACTGGATGATTTGGGGGCAAGCCTGCCCGGCGATCCGGCCGTTGCGGCCGCGCGCATCCAGTGGGCGCTCAAGGGGAAGCAGGTCGCGCAGGCCGCCGAGATCGCGGTGACGTTTCCGCAATGGGATAGCGTGCCTGCCCGCGCGGCGCATCTCGGGATGCTGGCGCTCATGCGCGGGGGCCTGCCGCAACAGGCGCTGGACTTGCTGGCGGCCTGTTCCGAAGAGAGCAACGGCACACTGACGGCGGCTGCGGTCGAGGCGCATCAGATGTTGGGCAACGCAGCGGAAGCCGATCGCCTTGCCCGCCGTGCGATCAGTCAGGGGCAGGGGAGCGTGGCGTTACACTATCAACTCGGTTCCAGCGCCAGCAGCAAGGGACAGTATGATCGGGCCGTCACCCACTTCACCGAAGGGCTTGCCGTGGCACCGGACGATGTCCGTATTCTGGCGGCATTGAGCGAGATCCTGTTGATGCAGGGGCGGCCTGCCGCAGCGCTCATCCATCTTGCGCGGGTACTGCAACTGGCCCCCGATCTTGTTCATGCCCGCGCGCTTTATGCCCGTGGGCTGAAGGCGACGCGCGCCTATGATCAGGCGGCGCGTGAATGGTACGACATTGTCGCCCGGCAGCCGGATAACCCGCAATGGCGGCGCGAGGCGGCATCGGTTCTCAATCTTGCAGGCCGGCACGAAGAAGCGCGGCAATTGTTTGGCGGCCTGTTGCGCGACCGTGCGGCGACGTTGCCGGAAGATTTTGAAAGCGGGCTGGCGCAATTGTGGGACCGGGCCGATGACACCGCGCTGCCGCCCGAACGTCTGGAATGGGCCTGGCGGATGCGTGACCCCGCCATGAATCTGCCGCGCGAGGATTGGACCCGTCGCGCAGGCTGGGGTTATCTTGCGGATCGTTTTGTGTTCGATTGGCTGGAATGCAGCCCGGAACGTGCGGAGCAAGCCATGTATCGTCTGGCCGATCTGGGCGATCACGCAGACGAACTGGCGGCCAGCGCCCGGGACAGCGGGGGGCTGATTATCGCGACCGCGCACATTGGCCCGATGTTCGCTGCACCGCTGGCGTTGCAACTGCTCGATTTCGAATCCGTCTGGCTGGCGTCCAGCCCTTCGATGCCGGGCATGGCCTATACGGATTCCCTGATTTCGACGAGCGACCAGACCGATGCGCAAGTCGTCCGCCGGGCGATGAGCGCGTTGGAAAGCGGGAAAGCGGTGGGGCTGGCCGTCGATGGCGCCATGCATCTTGCCGCACCGCGTGTCGCATTCGAAGGGCAGGAAGTGACCTACTCCTCGTTCGCCGCGCGTCTGGCGCACAGGAAGCGGGCGTGTTCGTATTTCGCGGCACCGCAGTGGGACGATGGGCGGTTGACGTTTCATCTCGCGCGGCTGCCTTTTGCGGAAGATGACGAGGCCATCGATGCCTTCACGGAACGGTGGAAACAGGCCTATTTTGTGCAGTTGCGGGCACTTCTTGCGGGCGCGCCCGAGAACCTGCGGCTGAGCGGCGGGATATGGCGCCACGTCAGGATGCCGCAATGATGCGCCGCATGATGTTTGCCCCTGCGCTGGCGTTGGCCACGACACCGCTATCCGGCTCCGTCAGCGCGCCATGGCCCGTGGCGGCGGCGGCCGCGGGCGCCACGGCGGCAGCGCAGGCGCGCTGTGCGGCGGAAGGGACAGTAGTGCAGGGCGGGAAGGTCATGGACGCCCGCATCTATCGCGCGATGACTGGCTTTGCCGCGCAAGGCGGTACGACCGGCGGACTGGGCCGCACGCGGTTTGTGGTGACCCGGGCTGACGATCCGCAAGGCAAGGGTGCGCCTGGCACCTTGCGCGACGCGGCGGCACGAGCCGCTGCGGCGGGTGGCGGCTGGATTGCCTTCGCCCCTGCATTGGCAGGCAAGACGATCACTTTGACAGCGCCCTTGCGGCTTGGTTCCAATATCACGGTGGACGGCGGCTGCGCTGCGCCCATGGTGACCGGGCAATTTCGCGGTTCGCTGGTCTATCTGGCTGGCAGCCGCAACGTGGTGATGACGCGGCTGTCGCTGCAGCATGCGGGGCCAGGCACGCAGGGCGATTGCATCACGGTCAGCCATGGTGCGGATCGTATATGGCTGGCCTATATGCGCTTGCGGCAGTGTCATGACGGGTTGATCGATGTCACGCGGGATGGAAATCCCGGAGCCATGCGGGTGACGATTTCCAACAACCAGTTTCTCGACCATGACAAGGCGATGCTGATTGTCGGAGGGCCGGTCGGCCCTTCCTGCGCGCTGTCGTCAAATCCGGTTCAGGTCACGGTTTATCGCAACATGTTCCTGCGCACCGGGCAACGGCACCCCCGGGTCAGCGGCGATGCCTTTGTTGACCTTGCCCAGAATGTTGTCGCGTTTTCCCCGCGCCAGCGGGCCGGGGGGCAAACGGGCGGCGCATACGGCACACTGGCGACGAATGGTGCCCGCGTGCTCATCGATGGGACGGCGTATGTCCCACCGGCGGGAAAGAAGCACTATCGTATCGCCTCGAACCGCGCGGGTAACGAGGATAAAGCATCGGATGCGCGGTGCAGCCAAGGCGAACTGGAGTGGGAAGGCAGCCGCCCCGCCGGGCAGGCCATTACGGCCGCCACAGGCCCCGCAAAGCTGGCGCGGATGCGGCCCTATCGCTTGCCCGATCTCGGAACCCGTGCCGCCCCGGCGATGATCCGCGATCTGGAAACCAGAACCGGCCCTTCCGGCATCTGAAAATCAGCCCATGATGGTGTTGCCGGACAGACACATTCGTGTCTCGTTTCGCAGTAGCAGCATGAACTTGGCGCCCTGTCATCCAATCGTCACCGTTCCTTCGCCACTCCGTCACAAACGGCATCTAGCGCGCCTTCCACAACACAGGGAGGCATTCCAAAGTGACATTTTATCGTTCTGTTCTCATGGCTGGTGTGGGCGCCGCGGCTTTGGCCATTCCGGCCGTTTCTTATGCCGGTGAAATTGCAGGCCATGTCAGCGATGCCAGTGAAACCGCCGGGCTGCGGGCCGCGCAGGTGCGCTTGGTGGAACTGGATCGGGTAGTAGCCGCAGGGCGCGACGGTTCCTATCGTTTTGCTGATGTTCCCGCAGGGACTTATACGCTGGAAGCCCGCTATGTGGGCGCGGAAACCGTGCGCAAACAGGTGGAGGTACAGGCGACCGGGGCGGCGTCTGTCGACTTCACGCTGACCGGTGTGCGCGGGAACGAAATTCTCGTCATCGGGCAGCGCGCCAACCTTGCCAGCGCACTTTCGCGCAAGCGCGAGGCGGATGGGGTGAGCGACGTGCTCAGCCGCGATGCCGTGGGCCAGTTCCCCGATCAGAACGTCGCGGAATCGCTGCGCCGCGTGCCGGGCGTGAACGTCCTGAACGATCAGGGCGAAGGCCGTTTCGTGTCCGTGCGCGGTCTCGATCCCGAACTGAATGCGACCTCGGTCAACGGGGTCCGTCTGCCCGCGCCGGAAGCGGAAGTGCGCTCGGTGGCGCTGGACGTCATTTCTAGCGACATCATTGAATCGATCGAGATCAAGAAATCGCTGACGCCGGATATGGATGCGGACACGATCGGTGCGTCGATCGAAGTCAACACGACCAGCGCATTCGACCGCAAGAAGGATTACTTCGCCGCGAAAATCGAAGGCAGCTACAACGAATTGGCCGACGCACTGACCCCCAAGGGCAGCTTCGATTTTGCCGCGCGCCTTGGTGATAATGTGGGCGTTTCCGGCGGTATTTCCTACTATCGGCGCAAGTTCGAGACGGACAATATCGAGGCTGACGACTGGAGCAATGAAGGCACCGGCAATTATGCGCGGACGCTGGAATATCGCGATTACGACGTGGAGCGTGAACGGATCAGTGCTAATCTTGGCCTCGATTTCCGGGTCGGCGATTCCACAACACTTTATGCGCGCGGCATGTTCAGCCAGTTCGACGATCAGGAATATCGCCGTCGCCTGACATTCGATCTGGGCGATTTCGAGGATGGCAAACTGCCGACGATCACCGGATCGACCGCATCGTTTTCTTCCGAAACCGAACGGGTGCAGGTGGAACGCGATATCAAGGATCGCTTTGAACGTCAGCAGATCCGTTCGTTCACGCTGGGCGGTGAAACCGATACCGGTGAATGGAAAGCCAAGTATTCGGCCAGCTGGTCGAAGGCCAGCGAACGGGAAAACGGTTCGATCGACCCGGCGAACTTCCGCCGCCGGTTCGAAGAGGGGGATGACCTGAATGTCACCTTCGATTACAGCAAAATGCGCAACCCGACTTATGCGGTTTCCGGGGCGGGCGTGGGCGCGTTCTATGACCCGTCAGGCTACGAACTGAATGAGATCGAATATACCAAGCTGTCGGATTCGACGGACGAGGAATACGCTGTAAAGTTTGATCTTGGCCGCGAATTTGCCTTCGATAACGGTACGCTGACCATTCAGGCCGGCGGCAAGGGGCGTTGGCGCGAGAAACGGTACAATCGCGAAGTCGAATTCTGGGAGAACGACTCCCTCACGTTGGCCGACGTTCTTGGAAAATCCACCTATCGCCTGGCTGATATCGATCCGGTTCCCGGCTATCGCAATGCGACCAAGGCGTTTCTCGACAACAAGGGCGATTTCGAACTTAACGAATACGATTCCGTCTATGACTCGGCGATTTCCGATTACCGCGCCGATGAAGACGTCATGGCCGGTTATCTGTTGGGGCGCTGGGAAAACAGCAAGCTGATGGTGATCGGTGGCGTGCGCTATGAACGCACCGATATGAAGCTATGGGGCAACAGCGTCCTCGAAGATGGTCCGGTGATCACCCCGGTGCGTTTCGATCGGACGTATGACGACTGGCTGCCCAGCCTGAATGTCCGCTATTCGCCGACAGACAATCTCGTGCTGCGCGCGGCCGGTTATCGCAGCCTCGTGCGGCCGAAGCTTTCGAAACTGGCGCCGCGCTTCGAAATCAACGAGGATGACGAAGCGGTGTTCGGCAACCCGAACCTGAAGCCGTACAAGGCGTGGAATTTCGATCTTTCAGCTGAATACTACTTCGCCTCGAACGGTGCGCTGACCGGGGCTTTCTTCTACAAGGACATCAAGAATTTCATCGTCGATACGGCGGTGGATGGCCCCGGTACCTTCGCGGGGATCGATTTCGAGGAAGCGGAAATCCCGATCAATGGCGATAGCGCACGCGTGTGGGGCTTGGAACTGAGCTATTCGCAGGCCTTCACCATGCTGCCTTCCCCGCTGGATGGGCTGCTGCTGCAGGCGAACTACACCTACACCGACGCGCGTGGCAAAGTCGCCAACGATGGCGATATCAACGATCTGCGCCGGATTGCCTTGCCATCCACGTCCAAGCACACGGCCAATATCACGCTCGGTTATGAAAAGGGGCCGATCAGCGTGCGTCTGGCCGGGACCTATCGTGACAAATATCTCGATGAACTGGGCGGCGTTGCCCAGGAAGATCGTTTTGTCGACGATCACTTCCAGCTTGATCTGAGCGCGAAGTATAAAGTGACCAACAACATTCAGCTGTTCTACGAATGGGTGAATATCAACAATGCCAAATATGTCGCTTACAACAAGTTCGGTGGACGCCAGAATCTGCTCCAGTTTGAAGAATACAACTGGACAATGAAATTCGGCGCCAAGGTGAACTTCTGATGCGGCGTCTGGCTATTCTCGCAACCCTTGCCGCCAGCACCACGCTGGCGGCCTGTACCACCGTTCCCGCCGGCCCGGCCGTGAAAACGGCTGTGGTTGCAGCCCGGGCGGAAACCCATCCGGTGGGTACCGCCAATCAGGATGCTGCCGACGACCCGGCGATCTGGCGCAACGCCGCGAACCCGGCGGGCAGCCTGCTGGTCGGAACGGACAAGAAGGCGGGGCTTTATGCCTATGGTCTGGACGGGGCGGTGCGCAGCTTCGTTCCGGCGGGGCAATTGAACAATGTGGCGTTGGTGGAAGGGCGCCACGGCATATTGGTCGCCGCGAGCGACCGGACCGATCCGCTCAATTCCCGCGTGGCGTTCTTCGCGCTGGACCGCAACACCGGTGCGCTGACATCGCTGGGCCAGGTCGCCAGTGGGCCGGGCGAAGCCTATGGCCTGTGCATGGTGGCCCAATCGGGCGGTGATGGCGCGGATGGGGCGCGGGTCTATGCCGCGCTGAAAGACGGGTCTGTGCGCGAAATCGCCGTATCCTATGCTCCGGGCCGGTTGACCGGGGCTATCACGCGCGAATGGAAGATTCCGACGCAGATCGAAGGATGCGTGGTGGATGAAACCGCCAATCGGCTGTTCGTGGGGGAGGAGATGGTCGGTATCCATGCCTTCGATCT
This genomic window from Caenibius tardaugens NBRC 16725 contains:
- a CDS encoding polysaccharide biosynthesis/export family protein, whose amino-acid sequence is MSVRFPIVLAMLIGVAGCTVPRGGAMKSELASASQSENFVVRRLDAAAVERSRQSMAVGLPDTFKSATPLATGMISPGDRLALTIIESTGSGAPSAINGRLDIDPVQVGTGGELTVPYAGSVPVAGKSVEESRQLIQRRLANKLYRPQVLLRKVDEPSRTVSIVGNAAKGGSFQIGPGMVRLADLVGAAGVEADRPDQIQLELHRSGERGTTTLRQILQDSSENVPLRPGDLVTVTRQAGFVTVMGAASVPGRVEITRPNFSILDVLATSRGLDDNAADPSGVFLFTRADQGGTPTVIYEIDIRDPMQIQLAKDFRISDNDLIYVSTASFAQTRKVLGAITGSLTTASNLVR
- a CDS encoding ABC transporter permease; its protein translation is MTLALTSRRVPRASHVGAVIAREIGSRFTGDPLGYGWAYLTPLAWIAVIYVVFVVLGRTTPLDADVGSFILSGIMPYLAFRYQVSSVLRAKSTYRAVMTLPSVTPETVYFSIVVLEYYNSLIIYLVLLLLNYLLFGHVYLDDPLRVLWGFTLASATGAALGYALAGVNASASTLLRISATALRPLFYLSAVFYTADELPQSWLDWLSWNPLLHAVEIVRSGSFGDYASRVASSLVPLTFIVLCLLGGWLLSTRASAVAPSDQPYTE
- a CDS encoding ATP-binding cassette domain-containing protein; translated protein: MYGFFGCTRLYGSTEFVRRVLVDATYGFAADDRVAVLAPAGSGKSTLVRLLGGLDRPDRGTVLRPPGVSWPLGFSGAFHPALSGEENVRLLARMMDADPDRVSAFVTLFSELGDDFYRPLQNYSSGMRGRLGFAFSMAIPQRFYLADEAVGLGDEQFRMKCERMLLRRLENAGLFLATRNFRIAERFAERFAVLENHRIVRCGSFDEARERFARIEQQEDDLDVLVAGLSRA
- a CDS encoding tetratricopeptide repeat protein — translated: MAAKYREPTFGEGLPALEALIRQCDAGQCEAAMALTDAALADPQSARFVRRALVPVLRTGRHYAELAHVLRLYLRAVPGTASDRLLLAATLGQLGETAEAAAILDDLGASLPGDPAVAAARIQWALKGKQVAQAAEIAVTFPQWDSVPARAAHLGMLALMRGGLPQQALDLLAACSEESNGTLTAAAVEAHQMLGNAAEADRLARRAISQGQGSVALHYQLGSSASSKGQYDRAVTHFTEGLAVAPDDVRILAALSEILLMQGRPAAALIHLARVLQLAPDLVHARALYARGLKATRAYDQAAREWYDIVARQPDNPQWRREAASVLNLAGRHEEARQLFGGLLRDRAATLPEDFESGLAQLWDRADDTALPPERLEWAWRMRDPAMNLPREDWTRRAGWGYLADRFVFDWLECSPERAEQAMYRLADLGDHADELAASARDSGGLIIATAHIGPMFAAPLALQLLDFESVWLASSPSMPGMAYTDSLISTSDQTDAQVVRRAMSALESGKAVGLAVDGAMHLAAPRVAFEGQEVTYSSFAARLAHRKRACSYFAAPQWDDGRLTFHLARLPFAEDDEAIDAFTERWKQAYFVQLRALLAGAPENLRLSGGIWRHVRMPQ
- a CDS encoding TonB-dependent receptor is translated as MAGVGAAALAIPAVSYAGEIAGHVSDASETAGLRAAQVRLVELDRVVAAGRDGSYRFADVPAGTYTLEARYVGAETVRKQVEVQATGAASVDFTLTGVRGNEILVIGQRANLASALSRKREADGVSDVLSRDAVGQFPDQNVAESLRRVPGVNVLNDQGEGRFVSVRGLDPELNATSVNGVRLPAPEAEVRSVALDVISSDIIESIEIKKSLTPDMDADTIGASIEVNTTSAFDRKKDYFAAKIEGSYNELADALTPKGSFDFAARLGDNVGVSGGISYYRRKFETDNIEADDWSNEGTGNYARTLEYRDYDVERERISANLGLDFRVGDSTTLYARGMFSQFDDQEYRRRLTFDLGDFEDGKLPTITGSTASFSSETERVQVERDIKDRFERQQIRSFTLGGETDTGEWKAKYSASWSKASERENGSIDPANFRRRFEEGDDLNVTFDYSKMRNPTYAVSGAGVGAFYDPSGYELNEIEYTKLSDSTDEEYAVKFDLGREFAFDNGTLTIQAGGKGRWREKRYNREVEFWENDSLTLADVLGKSTYRLADIDPVPGYRNATKAFLDNKGDFELNEYDSVYDSAISDYRADEDVMAGYLLGRWENSKLMVIGGVRYERTDMKLWGNSVLEDGPVITPVRFDRTYDDWLPSLNVRYSPTDNLVLRAAGYRSLVRPKLSKLAPRFEINEDDEAVFGNPNLKPYKAWNFDLSAEYYFASNGALTGAFFYKDIKNFIVDTAVDGPGTFAGIDFEEAEIPINGDSARVWGLELSYSQAFTMLPSPLDGLLLQANYTYTDARGKVANDGDINDLRRIALPSTSKHTANITLGYEKGPISVRLAGTYRDKYLDELGGVAQEDRFVDDHFQLDLSAKYKVTNNIQLFYEWVNINNAKYVAYNKFGGRQNLLQFEEYNWTMKFGAKVNF
- a CDS encoding phytase, with the translated sequence MRRLAILATLAASTTLAACTTVPAGPAVKTAVVAARAETHPVGTANQDAADDPAIWRNAANPAGSLLVGTDKKAGLYAYGLDGAVRSFVPAGQLNNVALVEGRHGILVAASDRTDPLNSRVAFFALDRNTGALTSLGQVASGPGEAYGLCMVAQSGGDGADGARVYAALKDGSVREIAVSYAPGRLTGAITREWKIPTQIEGCVVDETANRLFVGEEMVGIHAFDLNTADAKPTLFAKADRRQLVADVEGLALASLPDGRRILLASSQGDNAYAAYDAVSGHFLGRFRIGDGAIDGTSETDGIDVVIGDFGPGFPGGLFVAQDGDNGGGTQNFKLVAWDDIAAALGL